In the genome of Desulfuromonas sp. DDH964, one region contains:
- a CDS encoding Rqc2 family fibronectin-binding protein, protein MDEVFLEALVVELRSRLCGAAVNKIFQCGSNDLVFRVWTGRDNLRLLLSADPGAPRLYLTTTALPNPAAPPRFCQLLRSRLRRLLTIERVPGERIVLLRFAGAGGEQWEVVAEFFGNRPNLILIDGDGRIVDALQRITGGERPCIPGQVYPLPPPRARFLLATGLPAIPPGVDLRSWLLHQVTPMSPLVASDLAAATATGVDPVVALEHFRQRWVAADFAPGIAVINDRPVLFAFPPDYLEMDGPQLFDSSSAAAEAFYASRAGGDLFGGGRRELESLVAKAVARLEKRLAHIAAEEERAAGAKRQREFGDLLLANLHLLRRGLTEIVLTDWYTDPPQPVCIPLDPALSPQENAAACFRRHRKGKRALKHIERRRAETRAELEWLGGVALALDELESPEELGALRAELAAAGLLKLRPEPGRARQATPGTLLRSTRTPGGFLLYWGRNNRSNDRVSRELTAGDDLWFHAHNIPGCHLVLKRDSKGVEVPEEDIEFAAALAAGYSRGRDAARVDVIVAAGREVRKPKGVRPGLVSVGHFRTVRVIPRRLPPAGDPGEN, encoded by the coding sequence ATGGACGAGGTTTTTCTCGAAGCCCTGGTTGTTGAGTTGCGGAGCCGGTTGTGCGGTGCCGCGGTCAACAAAATCTTCCAGTGTGGGTCGAATGACCTGGTCTTCCGAGTCTGGACCGGCCGCGACAATCTGCGGCTGCTGCTCTCCGCCGACCCGGGCGCACCACGGCTCTACCTGACCACAACCGCGCTCCCCAATCCGGCAGCGCCCCCCCGCTTCTGCCAGTTGCTGCGGTCCCGGTTACGGCGCCTGCTGACGATCGAGCGAGTGCCCGGCGAGCGCATCGTTCTTCTCCGCTTCGCCGGGGCGGGGGGTGAGCAATGGGAGGTAGTCGCCGAGTTTTTCGGCAATCGGCCCAACCTGATCCTGATCGATGGTGACGGCCGCATTGTTGATGCGTTGCAGCGCATCACCGGGGGCGAGCGTCCCTGCATTCCCGGCCAGGTTTATCCCTTGCCGCCACCTCGGGCACGTTTTCTCCTGGCCACGGGACTCCCCGCCATCCCCCCTGGAGTAGACCTTCGTTCCTGGCTTCTTCACCAGGTCACGCCGATGAGCCCCCTGGTCGCCAGCGACCTCGCCGCGGCGACAGCTACCGGGGTCGACCCGGTCGTGGCCCTGGAGCACTTCCGCCAACGTTGGGTGGCCGCAGACTTTGCGCCGGGCATCGCGGTCATCAATGACCGCCCGGTCCTGTTTGCGTTTCCGCCCGATTACCTGGAAATGGACGGGCCCCAGCTTTTTGATTCATCATCGGCGGCGGCCGAGGCCTTCTACGCTTCCCGGGCGGGGGGTGATCTTTTCGGTGGCGGGCGCAGGGAACTCGAATCGCTGGTAGCAAAGGCCGTCGCCCGCCTCGAAAAGCGCCTTGCCCATATCGCCGCCGAAGAGGAGAGGGCGGCCGGCGCCAAGCGGCAGCGCGAGTTCGGCGACCTGTTGCTCGCCAATCTGCACCTGTTGCGCCGCGGGCTGACTGAGATCGTTCTTACCGACTGGTACACCGACCCGCCGCAACCGGTATGCATCCCCCTCGATCCGGCCCTCTCTCCGCAGGAGAACGCGGCGGCCTGTTTCCGCCGTCATCGCAAGGGAAAGCGGGCGCTGAAGCACATCGAGCGCCGCCGCGCCGAAACCCGCGCCGAACTCGAATGGCTCGGCGGCGTCGCCCTCGCCCTTGATGAGCTTGAGTCGCCTGAGGAACTGGGTGCTCTGCGGGCGGAACTCGCCGCGGCCGGATTGCTCAAACTGCGCCCCGAACCGGGGCGTGCGCGCCAGGCTACTCCCGGCACTCTGTTGCGCAGCACCCGGACGCCCGGCGGGTTTCTCCTCTACTGGGGGCGCAACAATCGCAGCAACGATCGGGTCAGCAGGGAGCTTACCGCTGGCGACGACCTCTGGTTTCATGCCCATAACATTCCCGGTTGCCACCTGGTTCTGAAGCGCGATTCGAAGGGTGTCGAGGTTCCCGAGGAAGATATCGAATTTGCCGCGGCCCTGGCCGCCGGCTATTCGCGGGGGAGGGACGCGGCGCGGGTCGATGTGATCGTCGCCGCCGGTCGCGAGGTGCGCAAGCCGAAAGGGGTGCGACCGGGACTGGTCAGCGTTGGCCATTTCCGTACCGTGCGGGTTATCCCGCGGCGCCTCCCTCCGGCCGGCGATCCCGGTGAGAATTGA
- the ltrA gene encoding group II intron reverse transcriptase/maturase, producing the protein MTTRAAEVPVEIPGAVPEGSGRKPPEHGSGASNVTATRDPSWTKAERGLMEDVVSRPNMMAALERVEANKGAPGIDEMTTGELRGFLKEKWPTIREELLNGTYRPQPVRKVEIEKPDGGVRTLGIPTVCDRLIQQALHQVLTPLFDPDFSESSYGYRPGRSAWQAVRAARRHVADGKRWVVDIDLEKFFDRVNHDILMSRVARKVEDKRVLLLIRRYLQAGVLEGGLVSQRVEGTPQGGPLSPLLSNILLDAFDKELERRGHAFCRYADDCNIYVQTRRSGQRVMASLTRFLEERLALKVNVAKSAVDRPWKRVFLGYSMTFHKKPRLKVAESRVKRFKAGLRKVCRRGRGRSLAQVIKEITPKLRGWASYFRLAEVKGIFEELDKWLRRKLRCILWRQWKRPYTRAKRLMQRGLPEARAWKSATNGRGPWWNSGASHMNEAYPTSFFRYLGLIRLTDQHRRFQSAL; encoded by the coding sequence ATGACGACAAGAGCAGCAGAAGTCCCGGTCGAGATACCGGGAGCCGTCCCGGAGGGCAGCGGCCGGAAGCCGCCAGAGCATGGGAGCGGTGCGTCAAACGTCACGGCAACGAGAGACCCTTCCTGGACGAAAGCGGAAAGGGGGCTGATGGAAGACGTCGTCAGCCGCCCGAACATGATGGCGGCCTTAGAGCGGGTGGAAGCCAACAAGGGCGCCCCCGGCATCGACGAGATGACGACGGGCGAGCTTCGCGGTTTTCTCAAGGAGAAGTGGCCGACCATCAGGGAAGAGTTGCTGAATGGGACGTATCGCCCCCAGCCGGTGCGGAAGGTGGAAATCGAGAAGCCCGACGGGGGAGTGCGCACCCTGGGAATCCCCACGGTGTGCGATCGGCTCATTCAGCAGGCGCTGCATCAGGTGCTGACGCCGCTATTCGATCCGGACTTCTCCGAGAGCTCCTACGGGTATCGTCCCGGACGGAGTGCCTGGCAGGCGGTTAGAGCCGCCCGTCGGCATGTGGCCGACGGCAAGCGCTGGGTGGTCGATATCGACCTGGAGAAGTTCTTCGACCGGGTGAACCACGACATCCTCATGTCGCGGGTCGCCCGTAAGGTCGAAGACAAGCGGGTATTGCTGCTCATCCGGCGGTACCTGCAAGCCGGAGTGCTCGAAGGCGGGCTTGTGTCGCAGAGGGTGGAAGGGACGCCGCAGGGTGGTCCCCTCTCACCTCTTCTGTCGAACATCCTGCTCGACGCGTTCGACAAGGAACTGGAGAGGCGCGGTCACGCCTTCTGCCGCTACGCCGACGACTGCAACATTTACGTGCAGACCAGGCGCAGCGGCCAAAGGGTCATGGCCAGTCTCACCCGGTTCCTGGAGGAGCGGCTGGCACTCAAGGTCAACGTCGCCAAAAGCGCCGTCGACCGTCCTTGGAAAAGGGTCTTTCTGGGTTACAGCATGACCTTTCACAAGAAACCCCGCCTCAAAGTGGCGGAGTCGAGAGTGAAGCGGTTCAAGGCCGGACTCAGGAAGGTCTGCCGACGGGGCAGGGGACGCAGTCTCGCTCAGGTCATCAAAGAAATCACCCCGAAGCTACGGGGGTGGGCCTCTTACTTCCGCCTGGCGGAGGTCAAAGGCATCTTCGAAGAACTGGACAAATGGCTGCGGCGGAAGCTGCGCTGCATTCTATGGCGACAGTGGAAGCGCCCCTATACCCGGGCCAAGAGGTTGATGCAGCGGGGATTGCCGGAAGCCCGGGCGTGGAAATCGGCCACGAACGGGCGAGGCCCCTGGTGGAACTCAGGGGCCTCGCACATGAATGAAGCGTATCCGACATCCTTCTTTCGCTACTTGGGGCTGATCCGCTTGACCGATCAGCACCGCCGCTTTCAGAGCGCCTTGTGA
- a CDS encoding MmcQ/YjbR family DNA-binding protein, producing the protein MDIETLRSYLLARPGAEETYPFDAETLAVKVGGRIFALLMPGDGPAWLNLKCLPEHAEILRELYPAVLPGYHMNKRHWNTVVLDGTLPDADLEGMIDESYRLVVAGLPRSRRPG; encoded by the coding sequence ATGGATATCGAGACCTTGCGGAGTTATCTTCTTGCCAGACCCGGCGCCGAAGAGACCTATCCCTTCGACGCGGAGACCCTGGCTGTCAAGGTCGGCGGCAGGATCTTTGCCTTGTTGATGCCTGGCGACGGTCCGGCCTGGCTCAACCTCAAGTGCCTGCCGGAGCACGCCGAAATTCTGCGCGAGCTTTATCCCGCAGTTTTGCCGGGCTACCATATGAACAAGCGCCATTGGAACACCGTGGTCCTCGACGGCACCCTGCCGGATGCGGACCTGGAGGGGATGATCGACGAGTCGTATCGTCTGGTCGTAGCGGGGCTGCCCCGCTCGCGGCGTCCCGGTTGA
- a CDS encoding peptidylprolyl isomerase, which produces MPTATARHILVASEADCLKLKAEIEAGADFAEVALQNSSCPSRMRGGDLGAFRAGDMVQEFDAAVFSGPVGQLLGPVQTQFGFHLMEVTKRW; this is translated from the coding sequence ATGCCGACTGCTACCGCCCGCCATATCCTGGTCGCCAGTGAAGCTGACTGCCTGAAACTCAAGGCTGAAATCGAGGCCGGCGCCGATTTTGCCGAGGTCGCCCTGCAGAATTCCTCCTGCCCGTCGCGGATGCGCGGCGGCGACCTGGGTGCGTTTCGTGCTGGCGACATGGTCCAGGAATTCGACGCCGCGGTCTTTTCCGGTCCGGTCGGGCAGCTCCTCGGACCGGTCCAGACCCAGTTCGGTTTCCACCTGATGGAAGTCACCAAGCGCTGGTAA
- a CDS encoding M23 family metallopeptidase: MIGVRRFLLILALLLLPWPASAANPWQGWNALCAAIRSETITPAQARAQAKKLLPQLRAASREIAPTPHVFPVAGYGPECGEGGRNYHLGRFDFYNNRSRKGLHPAHDLFITDQDQDSRDDASGAPVTILAFSSGVVAATNSGWQPGTPTYGGNCIWVYDPASDRFCYYAHLERVDVMPGDVVSAGTPLGIMGRTGINAQARRSPTHLHFMVVAWDRGRMTPINPWPELLAAQRLPAR; encoded by the coding sequence ATGATCGGGGTGCGTCGCTTCCTGCTGATCCTGGCCCTTCTGCTCCTCCCTTGGCCCGCCTCGGCCGCGAACCCCTGGCAGGGTTGGAACGCGCTCTGCGCGGCGATTCGCAGCGAGACGATCACCCCCGCCCAGGCCCGGGCCCAGGCCAAAAAATTGCTGCCGCAATTGCGTGCCGCCAGCCGGGAAATCGCGCCGACACCACATGTCTTCCCCGTCGCCGGTTATGGTCCCGAGTGTGGCGAGGGGGGGCGCAACTATCATCTTGGCCGGTTCGATTTCTATAACAACCGCAGCCGCAAGGGACTTCACCCCGCCCACGATCTCTTTATCACCGACCAGGACCAGGACAGTCGCGACGACGCCTCCGGCGCCCCGGTGACGATCCTTGCCTTCAGTTCCGGGGTCGTGGCCGCCACCAACAGTGGCTGGCAACCGGGGACACCCACCTATGGCGGCAACTGCATCTGGGTTTACGATCCCGCCAGCGACCGTTTCTGTTACTACGCCCACCTCGAACGGGTCGATGTCATGCCCGGCGATGTCGTCAGCGCCGGAACGCCCCTCGGCATCATGGGACGAACCGGAATCAACGCCCAGGCCCGGCGTAGCCCCACCCACCTGCACTTCATGGTGGTCGCCTGGGACCGGGGACGGATGACGCCGATCAACCCCTGGCCAGAACTCCTCGCGGCCCAACGGCTCCCGGCCCGTTAA
- a CDS encoding Crp/Fnr family transcriptional regulator produces the protein MDIRLVLKQCPMFAGVTSDDLDELLQVARSRDCEKGELLFSSGDTAAGFYVLAAGKVKIYKLSPDGKERILHIVHPVATFAEAAIFGDGRYPAYAEPLEKSLLIFFPKQEFLDLLQRQGRIAINMIGGLSRFLRQFATQVEELTFKDVPARLSRYILDLAGARETAFLPISKSQLASNLGTVSETLSRTLRKLSDDDLIAVEGRTIRILDAERLADLADSFRER, from the coding sequence ATGGATATCCGCCTGGTTCTCAAACAATGTCCGATGTTTGCCGGTGTCACCAGCGACGACCTTGACGAGCTGTTGCAGGTGGCAAGATCCCGTGACTGCGAAAAGGGGGAACTCCTTTTCTCCAGCGGTGACACGGCCGCCGGTTTCTATGTCCTGGCTGCCGGCAAGGTCAAAATTTACAAGCTCTCCCCCGATGGCAAGGAGCGCATCCTGCACATCGTCCACCCGGTGGCAACCTTTGCCGAGGCGGCGATCTTCGGTGATGGCCGCTACCCGGCCTACGCCGAGCCCCTCGAAAAATCGTTGCTGATCTTCTTCCCGAAGCAGGAATTCCTCGACCTGTTGCAACGCCAGGGGCGCATTGCGATCAATATGATCGGTGGCCTCTCCCGCTTTTTGCGGCAGTTCGCCACCCAGGTGGAGGAGCTGACCTTCAAGGATGTCCCCGCCCGGCTCTCCCGCTATATCCTCGATCTCGCCGGGGCCAGGGAGACCGCCTTTCTGCCGATCTCCAAGTCCCAGCTCGCCTCCAACCTCGGCACTGTCAGTGAAACCCTGTCGCGAACCCTGCGCAAGCTCTCCGACGACGACCTGATTGCCGTCGAAGGGCGGACGATCCGTATTCTCGATGCCGAACGTCTCGCCGATCTGGCCGATAGTTTTCGCGAACGCTGA
- a CDS encoding putative bifunctional diguanylate cyclase/phosphodiesterase: MPNKLRDSVAGRKPSLLLIAEDAAVGSRVRQALAGMPEPAAWTIHEIAWEQGAVTLASADCALALVAGKPDSQAALELLRQAQLPPSRPVLLVGGFDPATANEVGAADLITLDELTPALIGRVLRYQLQRRQLEDQIARLGQFDSLTGLPNRFLFHDRLAQLLARACRDATQVGVMLLGIDRFKGVTESLGHRVGDLVLQAVARRLSDSIRECDTVARLDGDEFVLLFSGLRNHRQAAAMAARILVTFARPSQIGEREIYLSPSIGIAIYPFDGNEGELLMGCAETALSMARSNGGNCYQFFAPEMNAAARERLELETGLHRALERDEFLLHYLPQFDLASGELIGFEALLRWQSPDHGLVMPRRFIPLLEENGLICSVGEWVLRSACRQLRRWQEAGLRPGRLAVNLSGRQLRVPGLVELFMGILRETGVDPAQLDIELTEGHVMQQLQLNVEVLRRLTDQGVQLVMDDFGTEDSSLSCLKHLPVNKVKIDQSFTSQIGRSAEDDALIRAIIAMSHSLGLKVIGEGIESREQLDFLRAQGCEEGQGFWFAPARSAAEIEQMLRSR; this comes from the coding sequence TTGCCGAATAAATTGCGGGACAGCGTGGCTGGTAGAAAGCCGTCCCTTCTGCTGATCGCCGAGGATGCCGCTGTCGGGTCCCGGGTGCGTCAGGCCCTGGCAGGGATGCCGGAGCCAGCCGCCTGGACGATTCACGAGATCGCCTGGGAGCAGGGGGCAGTGACGCTTGCCAGCGCCGATTGCGCTCTGGCCCTGGTCGCCGGCAAGCCCGATAGCCAAGCGGCGCTCGAACTCCTGCGCCAGGCGCAGCTGCCTCCTTCTCGCCCGGTCCTGCTGGTTGGTGGTTTCGATCCCGCAACTGCGAACGAAGTCGGTGCCGCTGACTTAATCACCCTGGACGAACTGACACCGGCGCTCATCGGCCGGGTCCTTCGTTATCAGCTTCAACGCCGGCAGCTCGAAGACCAGATCGCCCGCCTCGGGCAATTCGATTCGCTGACCGGCCTCCCCAACCGCTTCCTCTTCCACGACCGGCTCGCCCAGCTTCTCGCCCGCGCCTGCCGCGATGCCACCCAGGTCGGGGTCATGCTCCTCGGGATTGACCGTTTCAAGGGGGTGACCGAGTCGCTCGGCCACCGGGTCGGGGACTTGGTGCTGCAGGCGGTGGCACGGCGGCTCAGCGATTCGATCCGCGAATGCGACACGGTGGCGCGTCTCGACGGGGACGAGTTCGTCCTCCTCTTTTCCGGACTGCGGAACCATCGCCAGGCAGCGGCCATGGCCGCGCGGATTCTGGTCACATTTGCCCGCCCCTCCCAGATTGGAGAGCGGGAAATCTACCTCTCGCCGAGCATCGGCATCGCCATTTACCCCTTTGACGGCAATGAAGGGGAGCTCCTGATGGGCTGCGCGGAGACCGCCCTCTCGATGGCCCGGAGCAATGGTGGCAACTGCTATCAATTCTTCGCTCCGGAGATGAACGCCGCCGCCCGGGAACGGCTCGAACTCGAAACCGGCCTGCATCGGGCGCTGGAGCGGGATGAATTCCTGCTCCATTACCTGCCCCAGTTTGACCTCGCCAGTGGTGAACTGATCGGTTTCGAGGCACTGCTGCGCTGGCAGTCGCCGGACCATGGCCTGGTGATGCCGCGCCGGTTTATCCCCCTGCTTGAGGAGAATGGCCTGATCTGCAGTGTCGGCGAGTGGGTGCTGCGCAGCGCCTGCCGGCAACTGCGGCGCTGGCAGGAGGCTGGCCTGCGACCGGGTCGCCTCGCCGTTAACCTCTCTGGTCGCCAGTTGCGGGTCCCCGGCCTGGTCGAATTGTTCATGGGGATTTTACGGGAGACCGGGGTTGATCCTGCCCAACTCGATATCGAACTGACCGAAGGGCACGTCATGCAGCAGCTGCAGCTCAACGTCGAGGTTCTGCGGCGTCTTACCGACCAGGGGGTGCAGCTGGTGATGGACGATTTCGGTACCGAGGATTCTTCTTTGAGCTGCCTTAAGCATCTTCCCGTCAACAAGGTCAAGATTGACCAGAGTTTCACCAGCCAGATCGGTCGCAGCGCCGAGGATGATGCCCTGATCCGGGCGATCATCGCCATGAGCCACAGCCTCGGTTTGAAGGTGATCGGCGAAGGGATCGAGAGCCGGGAACAGCTCGACTTTTTGCGCGCCCAGGGGTGCGAGGAAGGGCAGGGCTTCTGGTTTGCGCCGGCCCGGAGTGCTGCCGAAATCGAGCAAATGCTCAGGAGCCGCTGA
- a CDS encoding nitrous oxide-stimulated promoter family protein yields MSANAPALSPLTRRERKDLRILAHFTAVYCRNHHSDERAPLDLAEPGYAPLRLERFPLCSECREFLAYAFARRRCCPLDPKPACKECPVHCYRSGHREQVRAIMRFSGRHLLLRGRLDLLWHYLF; encoded by the coding sequence ATGTCTGCTAATGCTCCAGCGTTATCTCCCCTGACCCGTCGCGAGCGCAAGGATCTCAGGATTCTCGCGCACTTCACCGCGGTCTATTGTCGGAACCATCATTCCGATGAGCGTGCTCCCCTTGATCTGGCGGAGCCTGGCTACGCCCCCCTGCGCCTGGAGCGATTCCCCCTCTGCTCCGAGTGCCGGGAATTCCTTGCCTACGCCTTTGCCCGCCGTCGCTGTTGCCCCCTCGACCCGAAACCCGCCTGCAAGGAGTGCCCGGTTCACTGCTATCGCAGTGGCCATCGTGAGCAGGTTCGCGCCATCATGCGCTTTTCCGGGCGTCACCTGCTGCTCAGGGGACGGCTTGACCTGCTTTGGCACTACCTGTTCTAA